One window from the genome of bacterium encodes:
- a CDS encoding ABC transporter permease produces the protein MHFLLDPHSYDPTDTGSIPTLLIQHLVIVGMSMGIAMVIALPLGVLIARRRRLYLPVITIAGFLYTIPGLALLAFLVPLTGLTTTTIIVPLVLYAQLVLIRNTVTAVNSVDPVLLEIGRAMGMNRAQVFWRITLPLALPIVVAGIRVATVTTIGIASLAALVGAGGLGDIIFSSIQNTNYDQVLGGGLVIGAVAVLADLALLGLQTALNRGRGPIATA, from the coding sequence ATGCACTTTCTGCTCGATCCGCACAGCTACGATCCGACCGACACCGGGAGCATCCCGACCCTCCTGATCCAGCACCTGGTCATCGTGGGCATGAGCATGGGGATCGCCATGGTGATCGCGCTGCCGTTGGGGGTGCTGATCGCCCGCCGCCGGCGGCTATATCTGCCGGTGATCACCATCGCCGGGTTTCTCTATACCATCCCCGGACTGGCCCTGCTCGCCTTCCTCGTCCCCCTCACCGGCCTCACGACGACGACGATCATCGTCCCGCTCGTGCTCTACGCGCAACTGGTCTTGATCCGCAACACCGTCACCGCGGTGAACAGCGTCGATCCCGTCCTGCTGGAGATCGGGCGGGCCATGGGGATGAACCGGGCGCAGGTGTTCTGGCGAATCACGCTGCCCCTCGCCTTGCCGATCGTGGTGGCGGGCATCCGCGTGGCCACGGTGACCACGATCGGCATCGCCTCGCTCGCCGCCCTCGTCGGAGCCGGCGGTCTGGGCGACATCATCTTCTCCAGCATCCAGAACACCAACTACGACCAGGTGCTCGGCGGAGGTCTCGTGATCGGCGCGGTCGCCGTGCTGGCCGACC